DNA sequence from the Pseudomonas tritici genome:
TCAGCACGATGGAAATCAGGCTGGCGCCACTCTTGACCATACCGATGGCGACCAGTTGCGCAGCGCCGGCAAACACGATGGCGGACAAACCCTGGGCTTGCAACGGGGTGAACTGTGCATCGATGGCCATCGAACCGGCCAGCAGTCCCCACGGCGCGCAGGCCAGGGACAAGGGAATGACGGCGATGGCGCCGCGAGCGAAGGCGTAATGAGGTAAGGCAGTGGGCATGGAAACGGCTCATCGACAGACAGTCGACAAGCATGCCAGCGCAACCAGGAGCTTGTCTTGAACGATCTTGCTCAGGCCAGCCTTACCGACACCGGCCCCACCGAATCGCGCGCTTCGCGCAGTTCATGGGCGTCCTGGTTAAGCCGGTGAATGGTGTTGAGCAAGCGTTGGCGCAGCACTTCATCGCCGAGTTTTTCGACGGCACGCATCAAGTCGAAGGCCGCGGTTTCGTTATTTTCCGCGACGGAATCCAGGGTCTTGCGCAGGTTGCGAGTGGCACGGGTCACGCAGGTTCTTCCTTCATCAGCAATGGGGAGGCACTTTAGGACATTCATGTTTCATTTTAATTTCAAACACTTGTGGCGGATTTCAAGGCATTTGATCCATATCAATTGAAACAGGATTTGACCGTTACATATGAATATACGTATATTCGGATAACCATATATACAGGGCCTTGGCCATGCTGGACTCCATCTCCCCACCCACCCTGTTCAAATGCCTGGCCGATACCACCCGGGCACGCATGACGTTATTAATCCTGCGTGAAGGCGAACTTTGCGTGTGCGAACTGATCCATGCCTTGGACGACAGCCAGCCAAAAATCTCCCGCCACCTGGCGCAACTGCGCAGTGCCGGGTTGCTGCTGGACCGTCGCCAAGGCCAATGGATTTACTACCGCATCAACCCGGCATTACCCGACTGGGTGACTACCGTGCTGCACACCACCCTGCAAGCCAACCGGCCCTGGTTGCACAGCGACGCACAGCGTCTGGATGCAATGGGCGACAGACCACAACGGGCCAGCACCTGCTGCTGAATCCTCGGAGCGTTTATTCATGCTTGTCGCACTCGCGATTTTTATCTTCACCATCGTATTGGTCATCTGGCAACCCAAGGGCCTGGGCGTTGGCTGGAGCGCAACCCTGGGCGCCATCCTGGCCCTGGCCTCTGGCGTGGTCAGCCTGGCGGATATTCCGGTGGTGTGGCACATCATCTGGAATGCCACAGGGACCTTTGTCGCACTGATCATCATCAGCCTGTTGCTCGACGAGGCCGGGTTCTTTGCCTGGACCGCCCTGCATGTAGCACGCTGGGGGCGTGGGCGCGGCCGGCGTTTGTTTGCCTATATGGTGTTGCTCGGCGCATTGGTCTCGGCGCTGTTCGCCAATGACGGCGCGGCGCTCATTCTCACGCCGATCGTGATGTCGATGCTGTTGGCCCTGCGCTTCTCCCCGGCGGCGACCCTGGCATTCGTCATGGGCGCAGGCTTTATCGCCGACACGGCGAGCCTGCCGCTGGTGGTCTCGAACCTGGTGAATATCGTCTCGGCGGATTACTTCAAGATCGGTTTCAACGAATACGCCGCCGTGATGGTGCCGGTCAACTTCGTCAGCGTCGCGGCCACGCTGGCGGTGCTGATGTGGTTCTTCCGCCGCGATATCCCGCAAACCTACGACCCGGCCGACCTAGAAGATCCCGCCAGTGCCGTCCACGACCGCGCCACCTTCCGCGCCGGCTGGTGGGTGTTGGGCATTCTGTTGGTCGGTTGCTTTGCCCTGGAGCCGCTGGGCATTCCCATCAGCGCGATTTCCGCCGTATGCGCCGTGCTCCTGCTGGTCATCGCCGCCAAGGGCCACACGATCTCCACGCGCAAAGTGCTGAAAGAAGCACCGTGGCAAATCGTGATCTTTTCCTTAGGCATGTACCTGGTGGTCTACGGACTGCGAAACGCCGGCCTCACCACCTACCTCGCAACCTGGCTCGATACCTTCGCCACTTACGGCGTGTGGGGCGCGGCGATGGGCACGGGTGTGCTGACGGCGCTGCTGTCCTCGGCGATGAACAACTTGCCGACGGTGTTGATCGGCGCGCTGTCCATCGAGTCCAGCCATGCCGTGGGCGTGGTCAAGGACGCGATGATCTACGCCAACGTGATCGGCAGCGACCTGGGCCCGAAGATCACTCCCATCGGCAGCCTGGCTACCTTGCTGTGGCTGCACATTCTGGCACGCAAAGGCATCACGATTACCTGGGGTTACTACTTCAAAGTCGGGATCGTGCTGACCCTGCCGGTGCTGCTGATCACCCTTGCCGCCCTCGCCTTGCGCCTGAGTCTTTGAAGGAGATACCGCAATGAAAGTCCTGTTCATGTGTACCGCCAACAGCTGCCGCAGCATTTTGTCCGAGGCTGTGTTCAACCATCTGGCACCGCACGGTTTTGAGGCGATCAGTTCCGGCAGCTTTCCGAAGGGCCAGGTCCTGCCACGCAGCCTCAGTACGCTGCAGGCAGCGGGTATCAGCACTGAAGGCTTGTACAGCAAAGGCAATGACGCCTTTGCGGGCAGCCCACCGGACTTGGTGATTACCGTGTGCGACAAAGCTGCGGGCGAAGCGTGCCCGGTGTACTTCGGGCCGGCGGTGAAGGCGCATTGGGGGTTGGAGGACCCCTCCGATGTTCAAGGCGACGACACAAATGTCCAAGCTGCATTTGACGCCACGCTGGCGATCATTGCCACACGCTGCCGGGCATTTTTCGCCGTGCCTTTTGACCGCCTCAGCCCTGCCGACTTGAAGGTGGAACTCGACCGTATTGCGGTGCTTTCATGACCACACTGCCCAATCTCGATATCACCCTTTCAGCGCCACTGCGTAGCGGTTCGACGCATCCGCCGCGCATCCTGCTGCTCTACGGCTCGACCCGCGAACGCTCGTTCAGCCGCCTGCTGGTGGAAGAAGCAGCACGCCTGTTGCAGCACTTCGGCGCACAAACGCGCATCTTCAACCCCAGCGGCTTGCCTCTGCCCGATGATGCACCGAGTGATCACCCCAAAGTGCGGGAACTGCTGGAGCTGATGAAGTGGTCCGAAGGCCAAGTGTGGTGTTCACCGGAACGTCACGGCTCGATGTCGGCCGTGTTCAAGGCGCAGCTCGACTGGGTGCCGCTGGCCCTTGGCGCAGTGCGCCCGACCCAGGGTAAAACCCTGGCGGTGATGCAAGTGTCCGGCGGTTCGCAATCCTTCAATACCGTGAACCAACTGCGCGTATTGGGCCGTTGGATGCGTATGTTCACTATCCCCAATCAATCCTCGGTACCCAAGGCGTTCATGGAGTTTGACGATCAAGACCGTATGAAACCTTCCGCCCTGTACGACCGCGTGGTCGATGTGATGGAAGAACTGGTCAAGTTCACGCTACTGCTGCGCGATCGCCCGGACCTGGTAGACCGTTATTCGGAGCGCAAGGAAAGTGCTGACGAACTGTCGCAGCGTCTCAACCAACGGTCGATCTGATCCCCCCTTCCCGCGTATGCTCTGGCACTTTCCTGAAAGGACGCGGGCATGCTGACGATCTTTTTCTACGCACTGATATTCGGTTTTGTGTTTTGCCTCTCTCCCGGCGCCGTGCTGGCGGAGACCCTGCGCCGTGGTTTGCTCCATGGCTTCACGCCGGCCCTTCTGGTGCAGGTTGGGTCGCTGGTCGGCGACGCGGTGTGGGCGGTGATCGGCCTGACCGGGATCGCCCTGCTGATCCAGCATGACGCCGTGCGCGTGCCGCTGACGGTAGTCTGTGCG
Encoded proteins:
- a CDS encoding metalloregulator ArsR/SmtB family transcription factor, producing MLDSISPPTLFKCLADTTRARMTLLILREGELCVCELIHALDDSQPKISRHLAQLRSAGLLLDRRQGQWIYYRINPALPDWVTTVLHTTLQANRPWLHSDAQRLDAMGDRPQRASTCC
- a CDS encoding arsenic transporter, encoding MLVALAIFIFTIVLVIWQPKGLGVGWSATLGAILALASGVVSLADIPVVWHIIWNATGTFVALIIISLLLDEAGFFAWTALHVARWGRGRGRRLFAYMVLLGALVSALFANDGAALILTPIVMSMLLALRFSPAATLAFVMGAGFIADTASLPLVVSNLVNIVSADYFKIGFNEYAAVMVPVNFVSVAATLAVLMWFFRRDIPQTYDPADLEDPASAVHDRATFRAGWWVLGILLVGCFALEPLGIPISAISAVCAVLLLVIAAKGHTISTRKVLKEAPWQIVIFSLGMYLVVYGLRNAGLTTYLATWLDTFATYGVWGAAMGTGVLTALLSSAMNNLPTVLIGALSIESSHAVGVVKDAMIYANVIGSDLGPKITPIGSLATLLWLHILARKGITITWGYYFKVGIVLTLPVLLITLAALALRLSL
- a CDS encoding arsenate reductase ArsC, translating into MKVLFMCTANSCRSILSEAVFNHLAPHGFEAISSGSFPKGQVLPRSLSTLQAAGISTEGLYSKGNDAFAGSPPDLVITVCDKAAGEACPVYFGPAVKAHWGLEDPSDVQGDDTNVQAAFDATLAIIATRCRAFFAVPFDRLSPADLKVELDRIAVLS
- the arsH gene encoding arsenical resistance protein ArsH, producing the protein MTTLPNLDITLSAPLRSGSTHPPRILLLYGSTRERSFSRLLVEEAARLLQHFGAQTRIFNPSGLPLPDDAPSDHPKVRELLELMKWSEGQVWCSPERHGSMSAVFKAQLDWVPLALGAVRPTQGKTLAVMQVSGGSQSFNTVNQLRVLGRWMRMFTIPNQSSVPKAFMEFDDQDRMKPSALYDRVVDVMEELVKFTLLLRDRPDLVDRYSERKESADELSQRLNQRSI